Proteins encoded by one window of Nicotiana tabacum cultivar K326 chromosome 10, ASM71507v2, whole genome shotgun sequence:
- the LOC107810608 gene encoding F-box protein PP2-A15 — MGASLSSLTENESTGPGLGDIPENCVACVFMYLTPPEICNLARLNRAFRGAASSDTVWNSKLPSNYHQLLDLLPLREKINEGLSKKDIFALLSRPVPFDDGNKEVWLDRISGRICMSISTKAMLITGVEDRRHWNWFPTEESRFHVVAYCQQVWWFEVSGSVKFPFPPDVYMLTFRVHLGKFYKRLGRRVCNLEHTHGWDLGPMRYELTTSDGQHAVSEYFIHDIEQDDANGNIKRGNWIEYKVGEFIVSKSDPATEVRFSMKQIDCTHSKGGLCVDSVSIAPSNLKGRRRKEVLKFQ; from the exons ATGGGCGCATCATTGTCGAGCTTAACGGAGAACGAATCGACGGGACCAGGACTCGGTGACATACCGGAAAATTGCGTGGCATGCGTTTTTATGTACCTTACCCCACCGGAAATTTGTAATTTAGCTAGGCTTAACCGCGCATTTCGTGGCGCCGCATCTTCTGACACCGTTTGGAATTCTAAACTTCCGTCCAATTACCACCAGCTGCTCGACCTTTTGCCTCTGAGGGAAAAAATAAACGAGGGTCTTTCCAAGAAAGATATATTTGCTCTCCTATCTCGTCCTGTTCCATTTGATGATGGCAATAAG GAAGTATGGTTGGATAGAATTAGTGGAAGGATTTGCATGTCTATCTCAACGAAAGCAATGCTGATAACTGGTGTTGAAGACAGGAGACATTGGAACTGGTTTCCCACAGAAGAGTCAAG GTTCCATGTTGTGGCATATTGCCAGCAGGTATGGTGGTTTGAAGTAAGCGGTTCAGTGAAGTTTCCATTTCCGCCGGATGTATACATGCTAACATTCAGGGTCCACCTTGGGAAATTTTACAAGAGACTTGGTCGACGTGTTTGCAACTTGGAGCACACTCATGGATGGGATTTAGGGCCAATGCGATATGAACTGACTACATCTGATGGACAGCATGCAGTGAGTGAGTACTTCATACATGATATCGAGCAAGATGATGCAAATGGAAATATAAAACGTGGCAACTGGATAGAATACAAGGTGGGTGAATTTATAGTCAGTAAATCAGATCCTGCAACTGAAGTTAGATTTTCAATGAAACAGATCGATTGCACACATTCCAAAGGTGGGCTTTGTGTAGATTCTGTATCAATTGCCCCAAGTAATCTGAAAGGGCGTCGACGAAAAGAGGTCTTGAAGTTTCAGTAA